A stretch of DNA from Treponema primitia ZAS-1:
TCTGCGCGGTGGTTGAAACATTTCGCGGCAGAAAACATACAAAATTATTCGGGAGAGAGATGATCCTGCTTCCGGAGAATAACTGATTTATGGAACAAATAATGAAGGATGATCAACAGAACGAGAAATTCATTAAAATGACCACCGCGCCAATCGGCCCTCTTATCACCGGGCTTGCCATTCCGTCGGCAATAATCATGCTTATCAGCGCATTGTACAATATGGCGGATACCTTTTTTGTAAGCTTCCTGGGAACCAGCGCCACCGCGGCGGTAGGCGTAGCTTTCCCCCTCATGGCGGTGATACAGGCGGTGGGTTTTTTCTTCGGCCACGGATCGGGTAATTATATTGCCCGGGAGCTGGGGGCGCAGCACCATACCAACGCCTCAAAAATGGCGGCTACAGGCTTTTTTTCAGCCCTTATCGCCGGTGTATTACTTGCGGTTTTCGGTATCCTGTTTTTGGATCCCCTGGTCCGCCTGCTTGGCGCCACGGATACTATTCTTCCCTTTGCACGGGACTACATCCGTTTCATTTTTATGGGCGCCCCTTTTATGATGTGTTCCCTGATGCAAAATAACCTGCTCCGTTATCAGGGGAGTTCTTTTCACGGTATGATCGGCATGGTGGGCGGGGCGCTTATCAATATCGCCCTTGATCCACTGTTCATTTTTGTTTTTCATTGGGGAACCGGTGGCGCGGGTTTTGCTACCATGATCAGTCAGTTTATCAGTTTTTGTCTGCTCTTTATGGCTTCGGGTAAAAAAGATAATGTGCGCATTAGGTTTAAATACTTTTCCCCGTGTTTGGCAAATTACCGGGAAATGGTGCGGGGCGGTCTGCCTTCCCTGGCGCGGCAGGGAATAGCCAGCGTTGCCGGTATCTGCATGAATAACCTTGCAGGCCCCTTCGGGGATGAGGTCATTGCGGCAATTACCATAGTACAACGTGTTTTTATGATGGCAGCATCACTGGTTGCCGGTATAGGACAGGGATTTCAGCCGGTGTGCGGTTTTAATTACGGAGCAAAACTATTCGCCCGGGTAAAACAGGGGTTCAGGTTTTCGCTGATTGCCATGAACATCTTCCTAGTCCCCCTGGGTGT
This window harbors:
- a CDS encoding MATE family efflux transporter, giving the protein MEQIMKDDQQNEKFIKMTTAPIGPLITGLAIPSAIIMLISALYNMADTFFVSFLGTSATAAVGVAFPLMAVIQAVGFFFGHGSGNYIARELGAQHHTNASKMAATGFFSALIAGVLLAVFGILFLDPLVRLLGATDTILPFARDYIRFIFMGAPFMMCSLMQNNLLRYQGSSFHGMIGMVGGALINIALDPLFIFVFHWGTGGAGFATMISQFISFCLLFMASGKKDNVRIRFKYFSPCLANYREMVRGGLPSLARQGIASVAGICMNNLAGPFGDEVIAAITIVQRVFMMAASLVAGIGQGFQPVCGFNYGAKLFARVKQGFRFSLIAMNIFLVPLGVLGFIFAPQIIALFRPDDTLLIEIGTRAFRYQCYTIPLLGWITINSMMMQTMGKAFEASLLAVARQGLFLLPLLFLLTPLLGFTGILVSQPAADLGTFILSIPLSIRVFREMKESEKRE